The following proteins come from a genomic window of Methanosarcina sp. MTP4:
- a CDS encoding winged helix-turn-helix transcriptional regulator: MGPCPPQEELDKLGDAVDTSGADRTLTFWEFPLSFKIAYIIGYLAAFASILKLVPLILGKVRIPQVNENRQKIYRYIQQVPGCTISEISRDLEINRGAVRFHLEMLKAGNKINLMRTGKFTRVFQNSDFFASSEKIIIAHLKSSTRKQILLKILEKPEITNKELSKDLYLDKSTTYWHIKSLRDDKIIHSETEGKSRKYFVNPALEADLLKWLNI, translated from the coding sequence GTGGGTCCCTGCCCGCCCCAGGAAGAGCTTGATAAACTGGGCGATGCCGTTGACACCAGCGGGGCGGACAGGACTCTCACCTTCTGGGAATTTCCATTGTCGTTTAAGATAGCTTACATAATAGGATATCTGGCTGCCTTTGCTTCCATACTCAAACTGGTCCCCTTAATCCTGGGCAAGGTTAGAATCCCGCAGGTAAATGAAAACAGGCAGAAAATATACCGTTACATCCAGCAGGTTCCGGGATGCACGATATCCGAAATATCAAGAGACCTGGAAATTAACCGGGGGGCTGTGAGGTTCCACCTTGAAATGCTTAAAGCCGGAAATAAGATAAACTTAATGAGGACCGGAAAATTCACAAGGGTCTTTCAAAACTCCGATTTTTTCGCAAGCAGCGAAAAGATAATAATAGCACATCTCAAAAGCAGCACACGAAAGCAGATACTTCTTAAGATCCTGGAAAAGCCCGAAATCACAAACAAGGAACTCTCAAAGGACCTGTATCTGGACAAAAGCACCACATACTGGCATATAAAAAGTTTAAGGGACGACAAAATCATTCATTCCGAAACAGAAGGCAAATCCAGAAAATATTTTGTGAATCCGGCTCTCGAAGCCGACCTGTTAAAATGGCTCAATATATGA
- a CDS encoding Xaa-Pro peptidase family protein: MTKKVPSSELENRMGRFRKRMYQSNPDWEIAVIFSKINLYYFTGTMQDGMLIIPKNGDATFWVRRSYERALEESLFPSIAPMNSFRDAAGSIGKAGTADNAGNAGNGSKLPDAVYLETEVVPLALYQRFQKHFPFKAVKPVDPQIAAVRAVKSEYELSLLRESGRIHRHVLEDLVPDMLREGMSEADLSTELFSVLVKEGHHGACRFGMFDTEMILGNVCFGESSIYPCYFNGPGGKRGMSPAVPLLGSRDRKLRKGDLVFVDVGCGVEGYHTDKTTTYMFGFSLPQYAIDLHNKCVAIQNEAASMLKPGAIPSEIYSTIMNGLDEEFLQNFMGFGKQKVKFLGHGVGLLIDETPVIAGGFDEPLEEGMVFALEPKRGIENVGMVGIENTFVVTKEGGECITGDNPGLIPVY; the protein is encoded by the coding sequence ATGACGAAGAAAGTACCTTCATCTGAACTTGAAAACCGTATGGGTCGCTTCAGAAAACGGATGTATCAATCGAATCCCGACTGGGAAATCGCCGTGATCTTCAGCAAAATTAACCTTTACTACTTTACCGGCACGATGCAGGACGGAATGCTAATTATCCCGAAGAACGGAGATGCAACATTTTGGGTCCGGCGCAGCTATGAAAGGGCTCTGGAAGAATCGTTATTTCCCAGTATAGCACCAATGAACAGCTTCCGGGATGCTGCAGGGAGTATAGGCAAGGCAGGTACGGCGGATAATGCAGGTAATGCAGGCAATGGAAGCAAGCTTCCGGATGCTGTCTATCTTGAAACTGAAGTAGTCCCGTTGGCCCTTTATCAGCGTTTCCAGAAACACTTCCCCTTCAAAGCCGTTAAACCCGTTGACCCTCAGATTGCCGCGGTTAGAGCCGTAAAAAGTGAATATGAACTCTCCCTTCTGCGAGAATCCGGCAGGATTCACCGGCATGTGCTCGAAGACCTCGTGCCCGACATGCTGCGGGAAGGGATGAGTGAAGCGGACCTTTCAACCGAACTGTTCTCGGTGCTGGTAAAGGAAGGGCACCACGGAGCCTGCCGTTTTGGCATGTTCGATACGGAAATGATCCTGGGAAATGTCTGTTTCGGGGAAAGCTCCATTTACCCGTGTTACTTCAACGGCCCCGGCGGAAAGCGCGGAATGAGCCCTGCAGTCCCCCTGCTCGGGAGCCGGGACCGGAAATTAAGGAAAGGCGACCTGGTCTTTGTTGATGTCGGCTGCGGGGTTGAAGGTTACCATACGGATAAAACCACGACATACATGTTCGGCTTTTCCCTTCCGCAGTATGCCATAGATCTCCACAATAAATGCGTGGCTATCCAGAACGAAGCTGCATCGATGTTAAAACCCGGCGCTATCCCCTCGGAAATCTACAGTACCATAATGAACGGGCTTGATGAGGAGTTCCTGCAAAATTTCATGGGATTTGGGAAGCAGAAAGTAAAATTCCTGGGGCACGGGGTCGGCTTGCTGATCGATGAAACTCCCGTAATTGCCGGCGGGTTTGATGAGCCCCTTGAGGAAGGAATGGTATTTGCCCTGGAACCCAAAAGGGGAATTGAAAACGTCGGGATGGTGGGAATTGAAAATACCTTTGTGGTGACAAAAGAAGGCGGGGAGTGTATTACCGGGGACAATCCGGGATTGATTCCTGTATATTGA
- a CDS encoding UPF0228 family protein yields the protein MNKISKVVVVFIALLTFLALMMQSQEVKTPGLLIQFENETSEAEVKAILENYDIPVNYTIDYNSNIGRGMYYIEVDEDKIYELRKDENWTSVVEIKKGNYNIIMLSEEFVPDENVLAMLEKNNLQLKKAVVCYIQFGDGSAPWVVGENCILERDAIRIKNELETNEKVLIVGLDDIVG from the coding sequence GTGAATAAAATTAGCAAAGTAGTAGTTGTTTTCATTGCTCTTCTAACCTTCTTAGCACTGATGATGCAATCTCAAGAAGTTAAAACACCTGGTTTACTTATTCAATTTGAAAATGAAACTAGTGAGGCGGAAGTTAAAGCCATTCTTGAAAATTACGACATACCCGTGAATTATACCATAGACTATAATTCTAATATTGGGCGAGGAATGTACTACATAGAAGTTGATGAAGATAAAATATATGAATTAAGGAAAGATGAAAACTGGACTTCTGTAGTTGAAATCAAAAAAGGAAATTATAACATAATTATGTTATCTGAAGAATTTGTTCCAGATGAAAATGTTCTCGCAATGCTGGAAAAAAATAACCTTCAGTTGAAAAAGGCTGTTGTGTGTTATATCCAGTTTGGAGATGGATCAGCGCCCTGGGTTGTTGGAGAGAATTGTATTCTGGAGAGGGATGCAATCAGGATAAAAAATGAACTCGAAACAAATGAGAAAGTTTTGATTGTAGGTCTGGATGATATTGTAGGATAA
- a CDS encoding DUF2284 domain-containing protein yields the protein MSENLNNLIEKASGLGLKAYPLESGDIAVENRIALKCAYGCRSYGKRLSCPPHIISIDEFRQVLQEYSNALLLVDEHDTSEVQDILEAWGELRKESFRKMFELEQEAFRKGFIYAHLLRPGSCNECDKCNLERCVKPERRRFAPEGVGVNLQKVMERAGVDLKFCKPEKTMCVGILLVE from the coding sequence TTGTCCGAAAACCTAAACAACCTGATTGAAAAAGCCTCAGGCCTGGGGCTTAAAGCCTACCCGCTGGAATCGGGAGACATTGCGGTGGAAAACCGGATCGCATTGAAGTGCGCCTACGGCTGCCGGAGCTACGGAAAGAGGCTTAGCTGCCCGCCCCACATCATTTCCATAGACGAATTCAGGCAGGTCCTTCAGGAATACAGCAACGCTCTGCTCCTTGTGGACGAACACGACACGTCAGAAGTTCAGGATATCCTCGAAGCCTGGGGAGAGTTAAGGAAAGAATCTTTCCGGAAGATGTTCGAGCTAGAACAGGAAGCTTTCAGGAAAGGCTTCATCTACGCCCACCTGCTCAGGCCCGGCTCCTGCAACGAATGCGACAAATGCAACCTTGAAAGGTGCGTAAAGCCTGAAAGAAGGCGTTTTGCTCCGGAAGGCGTGGGGGTAAACCTGCAGAAGGTAATGGAAAGGGCAGGAGTTGACCTTAAATTCTGCAAGCCGGAAAAAACGATGTGTGTGGGGATTTTGCTGGTTGAGTGA
- a CDS encoding C39 family peptidase — protein sequence MYEQRLKNGIENNIKHWQESDELAKSIEQAASTKGVNINATATEENIKKLSGDITKATTDVEVDLGATVYAQITSYYCGPATAKMLTKYYNDESPHQTTIYEMMNGVAPNGVTNSQQLLYYRSSSGLNKPNSYSVTSVIFDTAINEIDNGRPFKSGVPGHARMCRGYKISGSDEYLRIGDPNPIYFCIPYWEAFGSEIKRIYVRS from the coding sequence ATATATGAGCAGAGATTAAAGAATGGGATAGAAAATAATATAAAACACTGGCAAGAAAGTGATGAACTTGCTAAATCTATAGAACAAGCAGCATCTACTAAGGGAGTTAATATTAATGCGACGGCCACTGAAGAAAATATTAAAAAACTCAGTGGCGATATAACAAAAGCGACAACAGATGTTGAAGTAGATCTTGGTGCTACTGTATATGCGCAAATAACGAGTTACTACTGTGGTCCAGCAACTGCCAAAATGCTTACTAAATATTACAATGATGAAAGTCCTCACCAAACTACTATATATGAAATGATGAATGGGGTAGCTCCTAATGGGGTTACTAATTCCCAGCAGTTACTTTATTACAGGTCAAGTAGTGGATTAAATAAACCTAATTCATATTCGGTAACTTCTGTGATTTTTGATACAGCCATTAATGAGATTGACAATGGAAGGCCTTTCAAGAGTGGAGTTCCAGGTCATGCTCGAATGTGTCGTGGATACAAAATAAGTGGTTCGGATGAATATTTGCGTATAGGTGATCCTAATCCCATATATTTCTGTATACCTTATTGGGAAGCATTCGGTTCTGAAATTAAACGTATATATGTGAGGAGTTAA